A genomic region of Caenorhabditis elegans chromosome V contains the following coding sequences:
- the ints-5 gene encoding Integrator complex subunit 5 (Confirmed by transcript evidence), giving the protein MENKPKLPKSVESIEKARLDEKYAETVQIFEEFHKIACLGDLTSIYRSRACFAAEKRKSALVKPAIDVFRAFPASRPTVFHYTGLLIHESAHHWFNAQENVQQVSNITIVNEATCELLDFYMKFFAETDGNSGLEECLQWLCEICSELSSKNAGRPAMLPAQQNAEILQIWKSNDVIDKLLSLLSICVTSSLAQNSVGCMRALFEASRHGQHFSWIWLHIATLLQGSIITHLLESGAEQFRTYVIEISSRKTVQTGGPAVLNIIQTEYEHKFRAISDVFNFLMQKRNPELQEAVSQLIVDSLDFKPAAGRGGGSVNRLGFAFFFKLVTCSLKTLQILVNTNCHLITPFNVIRAIRQVQTVEKSLILPAITFSDFIKQIVEDVDPITHGIIFELLVELVYNPAVFEGENLPEFRESNEKIRADCFPVLDVMISRIIRIAHSAGGYKCSSLHPAIQLYSSGEKLQFIIDSAKNCTDNLQMTSSIIRHLHAISIAFDESKAAEIALRFLMTTDFGDSKKLEILMAYLSATVPFYPQMLAKMWAEFGGLRELIAFSFDPESPLKRDSIHVHMNLLHNFRTIFDWELHTAPAAPKNSYGFWKLYPGQHIGSVLNTILTNTVKICWELQEANKLSEVITIYRLVTKLIEGVCQSNSTGRTAADQNVKNSRKMVITLSQMYKLMAQFAILLKNALLLVGRDLPDGIVIFEELRAQCLYFLFGNHLDPQLSRFSPVFVQIFVQSCYADAKKLFHEPIIDHGLEQLLDETQGLGRILDMQELVDGPSVIGQLKSLKMRDSALAMLHTGQLKRRRLLEDPVTVENENATQRVYVVLDAIRLMCTSGKLEIRIGCSKHLAQALLQTICKDSLMSDMRFDEWDSEAEFIHRHVEIAQRIARSPFSDGILRILAETRSFAYCLPIMKSKLAVLLNDTEKFPEHVAISEPTRQKLQNWVFLAQKGGILPGRLAPICDLEQFSTCHETHLMLVEIWRFFVVRQLNTATIDTYHMEILRGDVDEGLPAEKESIDKINTSVFRIIIQNHLPDSAHLFPKIFPLEFEFLKLCKVE; this is encoded by the exons atggaaaacaaaccgaaattgccaaaatctGTGGAAAGTATCGAAAAAGCACGGCTGGATGAG AAATACGCGGAAACCGTGCAAATCTTCGAGGAATTCCACAAAATCGCGTGTCTCGGCGATTTGACGTCAATCTATCGGAGCCGCGCATGTTTTGCGGCTGAAAAACGCAAATCGGCACTTGTAAAGCCGGCAATCGACGTTTTTCGAGCATTTCCAGCGTCAAGACCCACAGTTTTTCACTATACGGGCCTTTTAATCCACGAGAGCGCTCATCACTGGTTCAACGCGCAGGAAAATGTGCAACAGg TTTCCAACATCACCATCGTCAACGAAGCCACGTGTGAACTACTggatttttatatgaaatttttcgcGGAAACCGATGGAAATAGTGGTCTAGAAGAGTGTCTGCag TGGCTCTGTGAAATATGCTCCGAGCTCTCTTCGAAAAACGCTGGCCGCCCCGCAATGCTTCCGGCTCAACAAAACGCTGAAATCCTTCAAATCTGGAAATCGAATGACGTCATCGACAAGCTTCTCTCCCTTCTGAGCATTTGTGTGACGTCATCGTTGGCTCAGAACTCTGTCGGCTGTATGCGGGCTCTTTTTGAAGCTTCACGACACGGACAACACTTTAGCTGGATTTGGCTTCACATTGC aacCCTACTCCAAGGCTCAATCATCACACATTTACTGGAATCGGGTGCCGAGCAATTCCGCACCTACgtcattgaaatttcaagccGAAAAACGGTCCAAACGGGCGGTCCGGCCGTGTTGAACATTATTCAGACAGAGTACGAGCACAAATTTCGCGCGATTTCCGacgttttcaactttttgatgcAAAAACGGAATCCCGAGCTGCAGGAGGCCGTTAGCCAGCTTATTGTg GACAGTCTCGACTTCAAGCCGGCGGCAGGCCGAGGCGGCGGCTCGGTAAATCGCCTCGGATTCGcctttttcttcaaactcGTCACGTGCTCGCTGAAAACTTTGCAGATTTTGGTCAATACGAATTGTCATTTGa tcACCCCATTCAACGTAATTCGTGCAATTCGACAAGTTCAAACCGTCGAAAAGTCCCTAATACTCCCGGCAATCacattttccgattttatCAAACAAATTGTGGAAGACGTCGACCCAATCACTCATGGAATCATTTTTGAGCTGCTCGTCGAGCTCGTCTATAATCCCGCAGTTTTTGAGG GCGAAAATCTGCCGGAATTTCGAGAATCCAACGAGAAAATCCGAGCCGACTGCTTCCCGGTGCTCGACGTGATGATTAGCCGTATTATACGAATTGCTCACTCGGCTGGAGGCTACAAGTGCTCGTCACTACACCCGGCTATTCAGCTTTACTCGTCCGGCGAAAAACTCCAATTTATTATCGATTCGGCGAAAAATTGCACTGATAATTTGCAAAT gaCTTCATCAATAATTCGTCATCTCCACGCGATTTCCATCGCTTTTGACGAATCAAAAGCCGCCGAAATTGCTCTCCGCTTCCTTATGACTACAGATTTCGGggattccaaaaaa ctggaaatCCTGATGGCCTACCTCTCGGCTACCGTACCCTTCTACCCACAAATGCTAGCCAAGATGTGGGCAGAGTTTGGCGGGCTCCGCGAGCTCATCGCCTTCTCGTTCGACCCGGAATCCCCGCTGAAACGCGACAGCATCCACGTTCACATGAACCTTTTGCACAATTTCCGAACGATTTTCGACTGGGAACTGCACACGGCGCCGGCCGCACCGAAAAACTCTTACGGATTCTGGAAATTGTATCCGGGACAGCACATTGGTTCGGTGCTCAACACGATTTTGACGAATACCGTCAAAATTTGCTGGGAACTGCAGGAA GCCAACAAGCTCTCCGAAGTGATAACAATTTATCGATTGGTCACCAAACTGATAGAAGGCGTTTGCCAATCGAACAGCACCGGCCGCACCGCCGCCgatcaaaatgtgaaaaattcgcgaaaaatGGTGATCACACTGTCTCAGATGTACAAATTGATGGCACAATTCGcgattttgctgaaaaatgcgCTTTTGTTGGTTGGAAGAg atcttccCGATGGAATTGTGATTTTCGAGGAGCTCCGTGCCCAGTGCTTATATTTCTTGTTCGGAAACCACCTCGACCCGCAACTTTCCCGCTTTTCGCcggtttttgttcaaattttcgtcCAGTCGTGCTACGCGGACGCGAAAAAACTCTTCCACGAGCCCATCATCGATCACGGCTTGGAGCAACTTTTAGATGAAACTCAGGGTCTTGGCCGGATTTTGGATATGCAGGAGCTTGTCGATGGACCATCTGTGATCGGACAGCTGAAATCGCTGAAAATGCGAGATTCCGCGTTGGCAATGCTTCATACGGGACAGTTGAAGCGGCGGCGGCTTCTCGAGGACCCGGTTACTGTGGAAAAT GAAAACGCTACACAGCGTGTCTACGTGGTCCTAGACGCCATCCGCCTAATGTGTACTTCCGGAAAGCTGGAAATTCGTATCGGATGCAGTAAGCACCTGGCTCAGGCACTACTGCAGACAATCTGCAAAGATTCACTTATGAGTGATATGCGATTCGATGAATGGGATAGTGAAGCCGAATTTATTCATCG ACACGTTGAAATCGCCCAACGCATCGCCCGTTCGCCGTTCTCCGACGGAATCCTGCGTATTCTTGCCGAAACTCGAAGTTTCGCCTACTGCCTGCCTATCATGAAGTCGAAGTTGGCCGTGCTGCTCAACGATACCGAAAAATTCCCCGAACACGTAGCAATTTCCGAGCCAACGCGGCAAAAGCTACAAAACTGGGtgtttttggcgcaaaaaggCGGGATTTTGCCCGGCAGACTGGCGCCGATTTGCGATTTGGAACAATTCTCCACGTGTCATGAGACACATTTGATGCTCGTCGAgatttggcgattttttgtg GTCCGTCAGCTAAATACCGCCACAATCGACACATATCACATGGAAATTCTACGCGGTGACGTTGACGAGGGCCTGCCCGCCGAAAAAGAATCAATCGATAAAATCAATACTTCTGTCTTTAGAATTATCATTCAAAATCATTTGCCCGACTCGGCCCACTTGTTCCCGAAAATTTTCCcgttggaatttgaatttctgaaattgtgcAAAGTTGAATAG
- the Y51A2D.8 gene encoding Cysteine proteinase (Confirmed by transcript evidence), translated as MQVFVIFLVVLPISGVVSINITEPEFFEINIDRDHPEKLYKAFEDFKKKYNRKYKDESENQQRFNNFVKSYNNVDKLNAKSKAAGYDTQFGINKFSDLSTAEFHGRLSNVVPSNNTGLPMLNFDKKKPDFRAADMNKTRHKRRSTRYPDYFDLRNEKINGRYIVGPIKDQGQCACCWGFAVTALVETVYAAHSGKFKSLSDQEVCDCGTEGTPGCKGGSLTLGVQYVKKYGLSGDEDYPYDQNRANQGRRCRLRETDRIVPARAFNFAVINPRRAEEQIIQVLTEWKVPVAVYFKVGDQFKEYKEGVIIEDDCRRATQWHAGAIVGYDTVEDSRGRSHDYWIIKNSWGGDWAESGYVRVVRGRDWCSIEDQPMTGDIKDHKDNYYY; from the exons ATGCAAGTTTTCGTGATTTTCCTGGTGGTTCTACCCATTTCAGGGGTAGTTTCCATCAATATTACAGaacccgaattttttgaaattaatatcgATCGGGACCATCCGGAGAAGCTCTACAAGGCTTTTgaggattttaaaaaaaa gTACAACCGAAAATACAAGGACGAGTCGGAGAATCAGCAGAGATTCAATAATTTCGTAAAATCCTACAACAATGTCGATaa attaaacgCAAAGTCAAAAGCAGCCGGATATGACACCCAATTTGGCATTAACAAGTTTTCTGACCTATCCACCGCCGAATTCCACGGCCGTTTGTCCAATGTAGTGCCCAGCAACAATACAGGGCTCCCAATGCTCAACTTCGACAAGAAAAAACCGGATTTTCGCGCGGCCGACATGAATAAAACACGCCATAAGCGTAGATCAACACGCTATCCAGACTATTTCGACTTGAGAAACGAGAAAATCAACGGGCGATACATTGTGGGCCCGATCAAGGATCAGGGGCAATGTGCGTGTTGCTGGGGATTCGCGGTCACCGCACTGGTGGAGACTGTGTATGCAGCACATTCTGGAAAGTTTAag tccCTATCTGACCAAGAGGTTTGTGATTGCGGTACGGAAGGAACACCGGGATGTAAGGGAGGAAGCTTGACCCTCGGAGTCCAGTACGTCAAGAAATATGGGCTTTCTGGAGATGAAGACTATCCTTACGATCAAAATCGGGCTAACCAGGGCAGAAGATGTCGTTTAAGAGAAACTGACAGAATTGTGCCGGCT AGAGCCTTCAACTTTGCCGTAATCAACCCACGCCGAGCCGAAGAACAAATCATCCAGGTGCTCACCGAGTGGAAGGTCCCAGTAGCTGTCT atttcaaAGTCGGCGATCAATTCAAAGAATATAAAGAAGGAGTGATCATTGAGGACGATTGTAGAAGAGCTACTCAATGGCATGCCGGAGCAATTGTGGGTTACGATACCGTTGAGGATAGCCGTGGAAGAAGTCACGACTACTGGATTATCAAGAACTCCTGGGGAGGCGATTGGGCTGAGTCGGGATATGTTCGAGTGGTCAGGGGTAGGGATTGGTGCTCAATTGAGGATCAACCAATGACTGGAGACATCAAAGATCATAAAGATAACTATTactattaa
- the ttr-24 gene encoding DUF4150 domain-containing protein (Confirmed by transcript evidence) — MDSVKTIADGTFKVSGSQNKIRKIDPKINIYHKCNYSGLCPKKVTIHVPKNAVGKGSKEAQLFDIGTLNLANRYPGEGTDCIH; from the exons ATGGACTCGGTGAAAACAATTGCTGATGGAACATTCAAGGTCTCGGGATCCCAGAATAAAATCCGCAAGATTGAcccgaaaatcaatatttatcaTAAATGCAACTATTCTGGA ctctgcccaaaaaaagtgactattcatgttccaaaaaatgcagTTGGTAAAGGATCCAAAGAAGCTCAACTTTTCGACATCGGAACCCTCAATTTGGCTAACAGATACCCAGGAGAGGGCACTGATTGCAttcattaa